The Caldisericum exile AZM16c01 region ACCAAGAAATAAAGAATGGCACGGATACAAACGCTTTTAAGTCTTTTAAGAGTATGTTGAAGTTCGATACTCTCTCACTTGAATGTGGCTCTTCGATAAGTTTTCTTATCATATTAATCACCCTTTCCTTTAAAGTCCAAAGTTTCAAAAATTATTTATCAAATGATTATACTTAAAATCAAATTACATCAAAATTTGTGTTATAATATATATGCTATGGAACTTGACAAAAGAAAATCCGAAGTGCTAAAAGAGGTTGTAAAAGAGTATATTGAAACAGGAGAGCCAGTCTCTTCTGAACGGGTTTCTCGTAGTGTTAATTTTCCTATTTCTCCTGCAACCGTGAGGAATTATATGGCAGAGTTAGAAGAAATGGGCTTTCTATCACAGGTTCATGCATCTTCAGGCAGGATACCTACCACAAAGGGCTTTAGGTATTTTGTAGAAGAATCTTTAAAAGAAAAAAGGCGTTTAAAATTATCGGAGATAAAACTTCCAGAACCAGAAAGAATTAAAAACCTTTCTGAAATACTTTCTCAAATTTCAGAACTAATTTCTAAGTATACCAATGAAATTTCGTTAGTTGTCTCTCCCTGCTTTGAGGATGAAAAATTGCGATATATTCATTTCTTTTTAGCAACAAATCTACTTTTTACGGTAATTGTTACAACTACGCAAACAACAGAGGCAATCCTTCTTGGTAATTACGAACTAACTGAGGAAAATTTACGGTTTATTGAAAACTTCCTAAATGAAAAACTGAAAAATAGTACACTTAAAAGTGCCTTGAGAGATATTCTTGATAATAGTTTTTACATTGAAGAATTGGGTAAACAGTTTGCAGTTGTCGTAGGAAGATTTTATGAGGCACTTAAAAATGAATATGAAAAAAGACGAACTAAAGAAATATTCATAAGAGGAATTTCAAATCTTCTTACTACACAAATACAAATCGCCGAGGAAAGACTCAAATTTTTGTTAAACATCTTGGAAGAAAAGAAAGCACTTGAGAAAATATTAAATGATGTTTCAAAAGATGAAAAATTGCAACTTGTTATAGGAGAGGAAAATAAGTTGCCAGAACTTTGGGACTATAGTCTCATTACTGTAAAATATTCAATTAAAGAACTTGAAGGCACTCTTGGTCTATTGGGTCCAATAAGAATGGATTATATCAAGGGAATTTTCGTTCTTGAGGAAATTGCAAATAAACTTGAGCAACTTTCGGAAAAGATCTTAGGATGACTTTTGCAATCTTTACATTAGGTTGTAAGACAAATCAATACGAGTCCGAATTGATGAGGGAATCTCTCCTTAATGCAGGATATTCAGAAGTTAATTTTAAGGATATTGCAGATATATATATCGTTAACTCGTGTGTTGTAACCGAAAAGGCAGAGCGAGAAACACGAAAAGCGCTGAATGAGGCACTTAGAAGAAATCCCAAGGCAATGGTAATTCTCACAGGTTGCTATGTGAAACTCCACAATGAAGATCGGATTTTAAGAGTTTATTTTTATCGCGGCTCCAAAAGTAAAATTTCAGATTTTATAAAAACAGGTGTTGAAGAACACACAAAAGAAGACGAAAGAATAGAGAGTTTTCTTGAGCGCTCACGTGCTTTTGTTAAAATTGAAGAAGGATGTAATAACTTTTGCACATATTGTATTGTGCCGTTTGTCCGTGGTTATGAGATTAGGAGTAAAAAGAAAGAACTCGTAATTGATGAAGTAAAAAGACTTGTTGACAAAGGATTTAAAGAGATAGTGCTTACGGGAACAGAGATTGGAAAGTATGGCGTTGACCTTGGCATTACTCTTGTAGATCTTATAAAGGAATTAAAGAAAATTGATGGTTTAAAAAGACTTAGAATATCTTCAATACACCCAAAGCACGTAAGCGATGAACTCATTTACGAATTTAAAGAGCCTTACGCACTTCAACCGCATCTGCATATATCACTCCAATCGGGTGATAACGAAGTTTTGAAGAGGATGAACAGAGGTTACACAAGGGAAGAGTATTTAGAAATTGTTGAGAAATTGCGAAGTATTGATCCAAATTTTTCTATTTCAACAGATATAATCGTAGGTTTTCCTTTTGAAACAGAGCATGCATTCTTTAATTCTTTATCAATAATAAGAGAGGTTACTTTCTCGAAAGTGCATGTGTTTAGGTATTCAAAGAGACCTTTTACGCCAGCATTTTACTTCAAGGAAAGCGTCCCTGAGATTACAAAAACCGTGCGAAGCGAACGCACGCGAGAATTTGCAAATATAATTGCAAAGGAATTTAAAGAGCATTTTGTGGGAGATATAGTTGAAGTGCTTGTTGAAGAAGAAGCAAATGGTGTTTTAGTAGGCTTTACGCCTTATTATCTTAAAGTTGAATTTAGAGGAAAGGCACCCATAAATTCATTTGCAAATGTAAGAATTATGCGAGTTGAACCTGAAGTGATGTATGGTGAATTAGTCTCCTTTGCATAGGTCTTTTAGATACTTCTTTAATTCTTCTTTTAGGTCCTCCCTTTTAAAAGAGAAGGCAATATTTGCCTTGATGAGGCCTAACTTTTCGCCAACATCATAACGCGTGCCTTCAAATTCATATGCATAAACATGTTCTTTTAATAGAAGTTTTCTTATTGCATCAGTTAGTTGTATTTCCCCATTTTTTCCAGGTTCTGTTTTTTCCAGTGCTTCAAAAATTGTATGGTTCAAAATATATCTTCCAACAATTGCAAGGTTTGACGGTGATTCCATTGGGTCTGGCTTCTCAATAAGATCTTTCACTTCATAAATACGATCTCCAATCTTTTTTGCTTCAATCACTCCATATGATTTAACTTCACTTATAGGCACTTTCATAACCGCAATGACATTCCCACCATACTTTTTGTGAATTTCAATCATTTGTTTTAAAACAGGCACATCTGCATCTATAATGTCATCTGCAAGAAGCACTCCAAAGTATTCATCATTTATAAATCCCTTTGCATGGTATACAGCATCCCCTAAGCCTCTTGCAAGTTTCTGTCTTACATAGAAAATTGAAGCAAGCTCGCTTGTTTCTCTTACTATCTTTAAAAGGTCATGCTTTCCCTTTTGTTCAAGTTCCTGTTCAAGTTCAATAGCATAATCAAAGTAATCCTCGATTGCTCTTTTTCCTCTTCCAGTTATAAGTAAGAT contains the following coding sequences:
- the hrcA gene encoding heat-inducible transcriptional repressor HrcA; protein product: MELDKRKSEVLKEVVKEYIETGEPVSSERVSRSVNFPISPATVRNYMAELEEMGFLSQVHASSGRIPTTKGFRYFVEESLKEKRRLKLSEIKLPEPERIKNLSEILSQISELISKYTNEISLVVSPCFEDEKLRYIHFFLATNLLFTVIVTTTQTTEAILLGNYELTEENLRFIENFLNEKLKNSTLKSALRDILDNSFYIEELGKQFAVVVGRFYEALKNEYEKRRTKEIFIRGISNLLTTQIQIAEERLKFLLNILEEKKALEKILNDVSKDEKLQLVIGEENKLPELWDYSLITVKYSIKELEGTLGLLGPIRMDYIKGIFVLEEIANKLEQLSEKILG
- the galU gene encoding UTP--glucose-1-phosphate uridylyltransferase GalU translates to MKEIKKVVIPVGGFGTRLLPITKSQPKEMLPIVDKPAVQYVVEEAIDSGIKDILLITGRGKRAIEDYFDYAIELEQELEQKGKHDLLKIVRETSELASIFYVRQKLARGLGDAVYHAKGFINDEYFGVLLADDIIDADVPVLKQMIEIHKKYGGNVIAVMKVPISEVKSYGVIEAKKIGDRIYEVKDLIEKPDPMESPSNLAIVGRYILNHTIFEALEKTEPGKNGEIQLTDAIRKLLLKEHVYAYEFEGTRYDVGEKLGLIKANIAFSFKREDLKEELKKYLKDLCKGD
- the mtaB gene encoding tRNA (N(6)-L-threonylcarbamoyladenosine(37)-C(2))-methylthiotransferase MtaB, coding for MTFAIFTLGCKTNQYESELMRESLLNAGYSEVNFKDIADIYIVNSCVVTEKAERETRKALNEALRRNPKAMVILTGCYVKLHNEDRILRVYFYRGSKSKISDFIKTGVEEHTKEDERIESFLERSRAFVKIEEGCNNFCTYCIVPFVRGYEIRSKKKELVIDEVKRLVDKGFKEIVLTGTEIGKYGVDLGITLVDLIKELKKIDGLKRLRISSIHPKHVSDELIYEFKEPYALQPHLHISLQSGDNEVLKRMNRGYTREEYLEIVEKLRSIDPNFSISTDIIVGFPFETEHAFFNSLSIIREVTFSKVHVFRYSKRPFTPAFYFKESVPEITKTVRSERTREFANIIAKEFKEHFVGDIVEVLVEEEANGVLVGFTPYYLKVEFRGKAPINSFANVRIMRVEPEVMYGELVSFA